The following proteins are encoded in a genomic region of Brachypodium distachyon strain Bd21 chromosome 1, Brachypodium_distachyon_v3.0, whole genome shotgun sequence:
- the LOC100836619 gene encoding callose synthase 3 — MAAPGRRADFSSSSAQSPGPSPAGASGGGGGGRRLLRTQTVGGNMGESIFDSEVVPSSLVEIAPILRVANEVEAGNPRVAYLCRFYAFEKAHRLDPNSSGRGVRQFKTALLQRLERENDPTLKGRVHQSDAREMQRFYREYYKKYIHALQSAADKADRALLTKAYQTAAVLFEVLKAVNVSQSVEVDQAILDTHNKIEEKKKLYVPYNILPLDPESTDEAIMQYPEIRASVYALRNTRGLPWPKENEKKPDEKKTDKDLLDWLQAMFGFQKDNVSNQREHLILLLANVHIRQIPKPDQQSKLDDRALDAVMKRLFKNYKMWCKYLGRKSSLWLPTIQQEVQQRKLLYMGLYLLIWGEAANLRFMPECLCYIYHHMAFELYGMLAGNVSPMTGENVKPAYGGDEEAFLMKIVTPIYKVIEEEAHRSKTMKSKHSHWRNYDDLNEYFWKVDCFRLGWPMRADADFFKTPKLAYPNRLNGEERSAGSVHWMGKINFVEIRSFWHIFRSFDRMWIFLILSLQAMVIIAWNGGTPSDIFDSGVLQQVLSIFITAAVLKLGQATLDIVFGWKARTNMSFARKLRYVLKLVSAAAWVVILPVTYAYTWTNPTGLARTIKDWLGNGHQPSLYILAVVVYLAPNMLASGLFLFPCIRRYLESSNFKVITFMMWWSQPRVFVGRGMHEGPFSLFKYTMFWVLLLAMKLTVSFYIEIKPLVQPTKDIMGTPIRTFQWHEFFPHANNNIGVVIALWAPIILVYFMDTQIWYAVFSTLVGGIYGACRRLGEIRTLGMLRYRFESLPDAFNKWLIPSDAHKRKGFRAAFSTKPSKSPSDEQEIEKRAARFAQMWNLIITSFREEDLIDNREMDLLLVPYCKDRELNIFQWPPFLLASKIPIALDMAADSGGKDRDLNKRMGSDPYFSYAIRECYASFKNIINTLVSGQREKVVMQEIFTVVEKHINEGTLIKDLHMRNLPALSKKLIELLELLQTNKEEDKGQVVILFQDMLEVVTRDIMEDQELGGVLDSIHGGNSRKHEGMTPLDQQDQLFTKAIKFPVVESNAWTEKIKRLQLLLTVKESAMDVPTNLDARRRISFFANSLFMEMPNAPEVRNMLPFSVLTPYYKEDVLFSLHNLEEPNEDGVSILFYLQKIYPDEWKNFLERVDRKTEEEVREDETLEDELRLWASYRGQTLTRTVRGMMYYRKALELQGFLDMAKDDDLMKGYRATELMSEESPLMTQCKAIADMKFTYVVSCQQYGIQKRSNDPCAHDILRLMTTYPSLRVAYIDEVEAPSQDRIKKIDKVYYSVLVKASVTKPNDPGQSLDQVIYKIKLPGNAILGEGKPENQNHAIIFTRGECLQTIDMNQEHYMEEALKMRNLLQEFLEKHDGVRYPSILGVREHIFTGSVSSLAWFMSNQETSFVTIGQRVLANPLRVRFHYGHPDIFDRLFHLTRGGISKASKIINLSEDIFAGFNSTLRGGNVTHHEYMQVGKGRDVGLNQISLFEAKIANGNGEQTLSRDIYRLGHRFDFFRMLSCYYTTIGFYFSTMITVWTVYVFLYGRLYLVLSGLDEALATGKRFVHNSPLQVALASESFVQLGFLMALPMMMEIGLERGFRTALSDFVLMQLQLASVFFTFSLGTKTHYYGRTLLHGGAEYRATGRGFVVFHAKFAENYRLYSRSHFVKGIELMILLVVYEIFGQSYRGAITYIFITVSMWFMVGTWLFAPFLFNPSGFEWQKIVDDWTDWNKWIHNRGGIGVAPEKSWESWWDKEQGPLRHSGKRGTVVEILLALRFFIYQYGLVYHLNITKQYNKSVLVYGISWVVIFSMLLVMKTVSVGRRRFSAEFQLVFRLMKGLIFISFISTIVILIALAHMTVLDIFVCILAFMPTGWGLLLIAQAIKPVVEMVGLWGSVKALARGYEILMGLLLFTPIAFLAWFPFVSEFQTRMLFNQAFSRGLQISRILGGHKKDRATRNKE; from the exons CGCTCTGCTCACGAAAGCGTATCAGACTGCAGCTGTCTTGTTCGAGGTCTTGAAAGCGGTCAATGTGTCGCAGTCTGTTGAAGTCGATCAAGCG ATTCTGGACACACACAACAAGattgaggagaagaaaaagctCTATGTTCCTTACAATATTCTGCCACTCGATCCTGAAAGTACAGATGAAGCTATTATGCAATATCCAGAG ATTCGAGCTTCTGTTTACGCTCTCCGGAATACTAGAGGCCTTCCATGGCCCAAGGAGAACGAAAAGAAGCCTGACGAGAAGAAGACTGATAAAGATCTTCTTGATTGGCTTCAGGCAATGTTTGGGTTTCAG AAAGATAATGTATCCAATCAAAGGGAACATCTGATACTGTTACTTGCAAATGTACATATAAGGCAGATACCAAAGCCTGACCAACAATCTAAG TTGGATGACCGGGCACTGGATGCTGTAATGAAGAGGCTGTTTAAGAATTATAAGATGTGGTGCAAGTACCTCGGCCGCAAAAGCAGTTTATG GTTGCCAACTATCCAACAGGAAGTACAGCAGCGCAAGCTTCTCTATATGGGTCTCTACCTTCTAATTTGGGGTGAGGCGGCTAACTTGAGATTCATGCCAGAGTGTCTTTGCTACATCTACCATCAT ATGGCTTTTGAACTCTATGGCATGTTGGCTGGAAATGTGAGCCCAATGACTGGTGAAAATGTTAAACCAGCTTATGGTGGTGATGAAGAAGCATTCTTGATGAAAATTGTGACTCCTATATACAAAGTTATAGAGGAG GAAGCTCACAGGAGCAAGACTATGAAATCAAAACACTCACACTGGAGGAACTATGATGATCTAAATGAGTACTTCTG GAAAGTTGACTGTTTTCGGCTAGGATGGCCCATGAGAGCTGATGCAGATTTTTTCAAAACACCCAAATTGGCTTATCCTAATCGTCTGAATGGA GAGGAAAGATCTGCTGGCAGTGTCCATTGGATGGGAAAGATTAATTTTGTTGAGATACGTTCATTTTGGCACATATTCCGTAGCTTCGATAGAATGTGGATCTTCTTGATACTATCCTTGCAG GCTATGGTTATTATTGCTTGGAATGGTGGCACACCGAGTGATATCTTTGATAGTGGAGTACTTCAGCAGGTTTTGAGCATATTTATAACTGCTGCTGTTTTGAAGTTGGGTCAAG CAACCCTGGACATTGTATTTGGCTGGAAAGCAAGAACAAACATGTCATTTGCAAGAAAACTGAGATACGTCTTGAAGTTAGTGTCAGCTGCTGCTTGGGTTGTGATTTTACCTGTGACTTATGCATATACCTGGACGAACCCTACGGGTCTTGCAAGAACAATCAAAGATTGGCTTGGCAATGGTCATCAGCCATCATTGTACATTTTGGCTGTGGTTGTATATTTGGCACCAAACATGCTCGCGTCTGGGTTATTTCTTTTCCCGTGTATCCGAAGGTATCTCGAGAGTTCAAATTTTAAGGTCATAACATTCATGATGTGGTGGTCTCAG CCTCGAGTATTTGTTGGCAGAGGAATGCATGAAGGCCCATTTTCCCTCTTCAA GTATACCATGTTCTGGGTTCTCCTTTTAGCAATGAAATTGACAGTGAGCTTCTATATTGAG ATCAAGCCTCTGGTACAACCAACTAAAGATATAATGGGAACACCAATTCGGACATTCCAGTGGCATGAGTTTTTCCCTCATG CAAATAATAACATTGGTGTTGTCATTGCACTTTGGGCTCCAATAATTCTT GTCTATTTCATGGACACCCAAATTTGGTATGCAGTTTTTTCTACGTTGGTTGGTGGTATCTATGGGGCTTGTCGTCGGCTTGGTGAG ATACGGACATTAGGAATGTTGAGATATCGCTTTGAATCTTTGCCTGATGCCTTCAATAAATGGTTGATTCCTTCTGATGCACACAAGAGGAAAGGTTTCCGTGCTGCCTTTTCCACTAAACCTTCGAAG tcaCCTAGTGATGAACAAGAGATAGAGAAAAGAGCTGCAAGATTTGCTCAAATGTGGAACCTAATTATCACAAGTTTTCGTGAAGAAGACCTCATAGATAACAGAGAGATGGACTTGCTACTTGTTCCATACTGCAAAGATCGTGAATTGAATATATTCCAATGGCCACCTTTCCTACTTGCTAGCAAG ATTCCAATAGCGCTGGATATGGCAGCTGACAGTGGAGGAAAAGATCGCGATCTGAACAAGAGAATGGGGTCGGATCCTTATTTTTCCTATGCTATCAGAGAATGCTATGCTTCCTTCAAAAACATCATAAATACCTTAGTGTCTGGACAACGTGAGAAAGT TGTTATGCAAGAGATTTTTACAGTTGTTGAGAAACATATAAACGAGGGAACTCTGATAAAGGATTTGCACATGAGAAATCTTCCAGCCTTGAGCAAGAAGCTCATTGAACTACTTGAGTTACTG CAAACAAATAAGGAAGAAGACAAGGGTCAAGTCGTTATTTTGTTCCAAGATATGCTTGAGGTGGTCACAAGGGATATAATGGAGGATCAAGAGCTCGGCGG AGTACTGGATTCAATACACGGTGGAAATTCTAGAAAACACGAAGGAATGACACCGCTTGATCAGCAAGATCAATTGTTTACTAAAGCTATTAAGTTCCCCGTGGTGGAATCAAATGCATGGACTGAAAAG ATAAAGAGGCTTCAGCTTCTGCTCACTGTGAAAGAGTCTGCTATGGATGTCCCTACGAACCTCGATGCTAGAAGGAgaatttctttctttgcaaATTCTCTTTTCATGGAGATGCCAAATGCTCCAGAAGTGCGGAATATGTTGCCCTTCTC GGTTTTGACTCCTTATTACAAGGAAgatgttttgttttcattgCATAATCTAGAAGAGCCAAATGAGGATGGAGTTTCCATACTTTTCtacctgcaaaaaatttacccag ATGAGTGGAAAAATTTCCTCGAAAGGGTGGATCGCAAGACTGAGGAGGAGGTCCGCGAGGATGAAACATTGGAAGACGAGCTTCGTCTTTGGGCATCATATAGGGGACAAACATTGACAAGAACTG TAAGAGGGATGATGTACTACCGGAAAGCTTTGGAGCTTCAGGGTTTTCTTGATATGGCCAAAGATGATG ATCTTATGAAAGGCTACCGAGCAACTGAGCTGATGTCTGAGGAGTCTCCACTAATGACACAATGCAAAGCGATAGCTGACATGAAGTTTACTTATGTTGTCTCATGCCAGCAGTACGGTATCCAAAAACGTTCTAATGATCCTTGTGCGCATGACATTTTGAGACTAATGACAAC ATATCCATCTTTGCGGGTTGCCTACATTGATGAAGTTGAAGCACCTAGCCAAGACAGAATCAAAAAGATTGACAAAGTTTACTACTCAGTTTTAGTGAAGGCTTCTGTTACGAAACCCAATGATCCTGGACAGAGTCTTGATCAG GTCATCTACAAGATAAAACTTCCCGGAAATGCTATTCTAGGTGAAGGAAAGCCAGAAAATCAGAACCACGCAATAATTTTCACTCGAGGAGAATGTCTCCAAACTATAGATATGAATCAG GAGCATTATATGGAGGAGGCTTTGAAAATGAGAAATCTATTGCAAGAGTTTCTGGAGAAACATGATGGTGTGAGATATCCATCGATACTTGGAGTAAGAGAGCATATATTTACTGGCAG TgtttcatcccttgcatggtTCATGTCAAATCAGGAGACCAGTTTTGTCACTATTGGACAGCGTGTGCTGGCCAATCCATTGAG GGTTCGGTTCCACTATGGTCATCCTGATATATTTGATCGTCTTTTCCACCTTACAAGGGGTGGTATAAGTAAAGCATCTAAGATTATCAATCTTAGTGAGGACATATTTGCAG GATTCAATTCTACATTACGTGGAGGCAATGTCACCCATCATGAATACATGCAAGTTGGCAAAGGAAGAGATGTGGGTCTTAATCAAATTTCACTATTTGAGGCAAAGATAGCAAATGGTAATGGTGAACAGACTCTGAGCCGTGACATATATCGATTGGGGCACCGTTTTGATTTTTTCAGAATGTTGTCATGTTACTATACAACAATTGGGTTCTATTTCAGTACAATG ATTACAGTTTGGACTGTGTATGTTTTCCTTTATGGGCGTTTGTATCTTGTCCTCAGTGGACTTGACGAAGCACTTGCTACTGGAAAGAGGTTTGTGCATAATTCGCCTCTCCAAGTTGCTCTTGCATCAGAGTCTTTTGTTCAACTTGGATTTTTGATGGCATTGCCCATGATGATGGAAATTGGTCTAGAGAGAGGATTCAGAACGGCATTAAGTGATTTTGTACTTATGCAACTTCAGTTGGCATCTGTTTTCTTTACATTTTCACTTGGGACCAAAACTCACTATTATGGAAGGACGCTACTCCATGGAGGAGCTGAATATAGAGCAACTGGACGTGGATTTGTGGTGTTCCATGCCAAATTCGCTGAGAACTACCGACTCTATTCTCGCAGCCATTTTGTGAAGGGTATTGAGCTGATGATTCTGCTCGTTGTATATGAAATCTTTGGACAGTCGTACAGAGGAGCTATCACTTACATTTTCATCACTGTTTCCATGTGGTTTATGGTGGGCACGTGGCTCTTTGCACCGTTCTTGTTCAATCCTTCTGGATTTGAGTGGCAGAAGATTGTGGATGACTGGACTGATTGGAATAAGTGGATCCATAACCGTGGAGGTATTGGTGTGGCACCAGAGAAGAGCTGGGAATCATGGTGGGACAAAGAGCAGGGCCCTCTTCGGCACTCTGGGAAGCGTGGCACTGTTGTTGAAATACTGCTTGCATTACGCTTCTTTATCTACCAATATGGGCTTGTGTATCATTTGAATATAACCAAACAGTATAACAAAAGTGTGCTG GTTTATGGCATCTCATGGGTTGTGATTTTCTCCATGTTGCTTGTTATGAAG ACCGTGTCAGTCGGCAGGAGGAGATTCAGCGCGGAGTTCCAGCTCGTCTTCCGGTTGATGAAGGGCCTCATATTCATATCATTCATCTCCACAATCGTAATCTTAATAGCACTCGCTCACATGACAGTTCTTGACATCTTCGTCTGCATCCTGGCTTTCATGCCAACAGGATGGGGTTTGCTTCTG ATTGCCCAAGCGATCAAACCTGTTGTTGAGATGGTCGGGCTCTGGGGATCAGTGAAGGCCCTCGCACGGGGCTATGAGATCCTGATGGGGCTCCTCCTGTTCACACCCATTGCATTCCTCGCATGGTTCCCGTTCGTCTCCGAGTTCCAAACCAGGATGCTCTTCAACCAGGCCTTCAGCAGAGGTCTGCAGATCTCCCGTATCCTTGGTGGCCACAAGAAGGACCGAGCCACCCGGAACAAGGAGTAG